The window AAAGACCACAAGAAAAACTCCGGCCTTCGTTCCGATCGTCGTCCAGAAGACCTGTAAATAGCCGACCTCGGAAAACCACATCCAGTTGACCAGGAAGTCACCTGCGAACCCGAGCAGGAGCAGGCAAATTCCGGCGACGATGGCAGCAACGATGATCCTTCCCACGGCGTTTCGCCCTGGTGCCTTCCGTTCGGGTCCGGAAATCCCGATCGTCATCGTTTGACTATAGCAGAAACAGGGAATGCGATGGTGTCTATCGGGAGTTTCGTACCTGTTTTTTTGTGCCATGCTACCTACATTAAAGCCGACGCGCGCATGAGGTGATGCGCCAACCGGGAGAGCGCGCATGAGCCGCGATCTCGCAGCTGCGTTGCGTGCGCAAATCGAGGCGCACCGAATGGTTGATATGTGCGATATGATCTCCGCCTGGTTTGACTAGGGGTGCGCCATGAGTGATCTCGCCAACCTCGAAGCCCGCTTCGGCGCAGAAAATTATGCCCCGTTGCCGGTCACCATCGTTCGCGGGGAGGGAATTTACTTATGGGACGAGGCGGGCCGGCGCTACGTTGATATGATGGG is drawn from Nitrobacteraceae bacterium AZCC 2146 and contains these coding sequences:
- a CDS encoding hypothetical protein (product_source=Hypo-rule applied) gives rise to the protein MSRDLAAALRAQIEAHRMVDMCDMISAWFD